One genomic segment of Paraburkholderia hospita includes these proteins:
- a CDS encoding branched-chain amino acid ABC transporter substrate-binding protein codes for MQTLRPLSLLTLTALALQPLAAHADLTVKIGQVSPLTGELSHIGKDDENGVRLAIEDLNSRKIRINGQSVTFVLDSQDDAADPKTAVTVAQKLIDDGVAGVVGHANSGTSIPASKIYSDAGVPMITESATNPKLTQQGFTNVFRMVANDVRQGTVIGTYLVHDLGARKIAIVDDRTAYGQGLADEVEKAVKAAGGNVVAREYGTDKTTNWMAILTTIKSRQPDGIAFTGGDTQAAAFVQQAQKLGLKVKFVAGDEACTPQFIKLAGASMSSDTYCTLAGVPPAKMPQGPEFFKRYEQRFGVPVQLYAPYAYDAVIAIANAMQAAGSTDPKAYLPKLRAAKLDGVTGPIQFDEKGDIRNGAITVRQFDQGNWTDRSVVR; via the coding sequence ATGCAAACACTTCGACCCCTATCGCTTCTGACGCTCACCGCGCTCGCATTGCAGCCGCTCGCGGCGCATGCGGATCTCACTGTGAAGATCGGACAGGTTTCGCCTTTGACGGGCGAGCTGTCGCACATCGGCAAAGACGACGAAAACGGCGTGCGCCTCGCGATCGAGGATCTGAACAGCCGGAAGATCCGCATCAATGGACAGAGCGTCACGTTCGTCCTCGATTCGCAGGACGATGCAGCCGATCCGAAAACGGCGGTGACCGTCGCGCAGAAATTGATCGACGACGGCGTAGCGGGCGTCGTTGGGCACGCGAATTCGGGCACGTCGATTCCGGCATCGAAGATCTACTCGGATGCAGGCGTGCCGATGATCACCGAATCGGCCACCAATCCGAAACTGACGCAACAAGGCTTCACGAACGTGTTCCGCATGGTTGCCAACGACGTGAGACAGGGCACGGTGATCGGCACGTATCTGGTTCACGATCTTGGCGCGCGCAAGATCGCGATCGTCGACGACCGCACGGCATATGGGCAGGGGCTTGCCGACGAAGTCGAAAAGGCGGTCAAGGCGGCGGGCGGCAACGTGGTCGCGCGCGAATACGGCACCGACAAGACGACCAACTGGATGGCGATTCTCACGACCATCAAGAGCCGTCAACCGGACGGCATTGCGTTCACGGGCGGCGACACGCAGGCCGCCGCATTCGTGCAGCAAGCGCAGAAGCTTGGCCTGAAGGTCAAGTTCGTTGCAGGCGATGAAGCGTGCACGCCGCAGTTCATCAAGCTGGCGGGCGCGTCGATGAGCAGCGACACGTACTGCACGCTGGCAGGCGTGCCGCCCGCCAAAATGCCGCAAGGGCCGGAGTTCTTCAAGCGCTATGAACAGCGCTTCGGCGTGCCTGTGCAGTTGTACGCGCCGTATGCGTATGACGCGGTGATCGCGATTGCGAACGCGATGCAGGCGGCGGGATCGACCGATCCGAAAGCGTATCTGCCGAAGCTGCGCGCGGCGAAGCTCGACGGCGTCACGGGTCCGATCCAGTTCGACGAGAAAGGCGATATCCGTAACGGTGCGATTACCGTTCGACAGTTCGATCAGGGCAACTGGACCGACCGCTCCGTGGTGCGCTGA
- a CDS encoding DUF6622 family protein, translated as MSFAAIIHGTPIWVWVLLVYLLSRGFKAMNSGTAPLSRLAIVPLVFAVWGIAHLVTDPLTGWADAIVWVVAALAGVAGGVFMASRTRFIVDPIANTVMLPGSMLPLALIVITFAAKFWLGVELATATSLASLGTYMLISAAVSGAVAGMFAGRFLTYWRAMSARRILRTCSQGA; from the coding sequence ATGTCATTCGCAGCCATCATTCACGGTACGCCCATCTGGGTTTGGGTGTTGCTCGTCTACCTGCTTTCGCGCGGGTTCAAGGCCATGAACAGCGGCACCGCGCCGCTTTCCCGCCTGGCCATCGTGCCGCTCGTCTTCGCGGTCTGGGGCATTGCGCACCTGGTGACAGACCCGCTGACAGGTTGGGCCGACGCGATCGTCTGGGTGGTCGCCGCGCTGGCGGGCGTCGCGGGTGGCGTGTTCATGGCGAGCCGCACGCGCTTCATCGTCGATCCGATCGCGAACACCGTGATGCTGCCCGGTTCCATGCTGCCGCTGGCGCTGATCGTCATCACCTTCGCGGCCAAGTTCTGGCTCGGCGTCGAGCTGGCGACGGCAACCAGTCTCGCGTCGCTCGGCACGTATATGTTGATCAGTGCAGCCGTATCAGGTGCCGTCGCAGGGATGTTCGCCGGTCGTTTCCTGACCTACTGGCGAGCCATGAGCGCGCGCCGCATTCTCCGGACCTGCTCGCAAGGCGCGTAA
- a CDS encoding DUF899 domain-containing protein, producing the protein MTTSDENGSKCGQRAMRTPPVVSSQEWETAREQLLVKEKAHTRARDALAAERRRMPWMTVDKTYAFEGPSGKLSLPDLFDGRRQLIVYRAFYEPGVFGWPEHACRGCSMVADQVAHIAHLNARDTTLVFVSRAPQADIARLKARMGWQIPWFTITDSFDTDFGVGEWHGTNVFYRDDNRIFRTYFINNRGDEQMGGTWNYLDITPLGRQEVWEDSPEGYPQTPTYKWWNWHDSYVDDAPPDRKWVEVSDAGEAAFRNKPET; encoded by the coding sequence ATGACTACATCGGACGAAAACGGAAGCAAATGCGGACAACGGGCGATGCGCACACCACCCGTCGTATCGTCGCAAGAATGGGAAACCGCGCGCGAGCAATTGCTCGTGAAGGAAAAAGCCCACACGCGAGCCCGCGACGCCCTCGCCGCCGAACGCCGCCGCATGCCGTGGATGACCGTCGACAAGACCTACGCATTCGAAGGGCCATCGGGCAAGCTCAGTCTGCCCGATCTGTTCGACGGCCGGCGTCAACTGATCGTGTATCGCGCGTTTTATGAACCGGGCGTGTTTGGATGGCCCGAGCATGCGTGTCGCGGATGCTCGATGGTGGCCGACCAGGTCGCTCATATCGCCCACCTGAACGCCCGCGACACGACGCTCGTTTTCGTTTCGCGCGCGCCTCAGGCGGACATCGCGCGGCTGAAGGCGCGTATGGGCTGGCAGATCCCTTGGTTCACGATCACGGACAGCTTCGACACCGACTTCGGCGTCGGCGAATGGCACGGCACGAACGTGTTTTATCGCGACGACAACCGGATATTCCGCACCTACTTCATCAACAATCGCGGCGACGAGCAGATGGGCGGCACGTGGAACTATCTCGACATCACGCCGCTCGGCAGGCAAGAGGTCTGGGAAGATTCGCCCGAAGGCTATCCGCAGACGCCGACCTACAAGTGGTGGAACTGGCACGACAGCTATGTCGACGACGCGCCGCCCGACAGGAAGTGGGTCGAGGTGTCGGACGCGGGCGAGGCGGCATTCAGGAACAAGCCTGAGACGTGA
- a CDS encoding DUF4136 domain-containing protein produces the protein MKKTLCGAAVVVASVAGLAGCAGVTTDVQVSGTPVVLQGERTYAIVQTPSQETGAAREQYEALIHSELGNYGLVDRSAERASYMLSLAYDTRPAAVGVIAGDCADSACNGVAKPGFSLFGREYQHSMTLRLFDAATGKEVYKVTATSRDRNADALHHIPWLVKSAFAQFPFAGYGSWRVKLRNGEAAGRPEVVTVKQIDR, from the coding sequence GTGAAGAAGACGCTATGTGGTGCTGCCGTCGTTGTCGCGAGCGTGGCGGGTCTCGCCGGATGCGCGGGCGTGACGACGGACGTTCAGGTGTCGGGAACGCCCGTCGTGCTACAGGGCGAGCGCACCTATGCGATCGTGCAGACGCCGTCGCAGGAAACGGGCGCCGCGCGCGAGCAGTACGAGGCGCTGATTCACAGCGAGCTTGGCAATTACGGGCTTGTCGATCGATCGGCGGAGCGCGCGAGCTATATGCTCTCGCTTGCGTACGATACGCGGCCGGCCGCAGTCGGCGTGATCGCGGGCGACTGCGCGGATTCAGCCTGCAATGGCGTTGCGAAGCCAGGCTTCTCGCTCTTCGGGCGCGAGTATCAACATTCGATGACCTTGCGCCTCTTCGACGCCGCGACCGGCAAGGAAGTCTACAAGGTCACGGCGACGAGCCGCGACCGCAATGCCGACGCGCTGCATCACATTCCATGGCTCGTCAAAAGCGCGTTTGCGCAGTTTCCGTTTGCCGGATACGGAAGCTGGCGCGTGAAACTGCGCAACGGCGAAGCGGCGGGCAGGCCGGAAGTGGTCACGGTGAAGCAGATCGACAGGTGA
- a CDS encoding CHASE2 domain-containing protein encodes MTTSGPRMSFDPRIRLGRPVGRRFLFEWLCIGCLGILVILAGSLGRLTASVDHLVYDGFLRLRAQPVLPDVAVVEIDNASIARLGRWPWPRAVHAQLLDEIAKAKPAAVVYDVLFTEPAPDDAQLARAVAATPTYLPILLSPADANGERVAVKPVEPLASAAAGLGHINLEVDADGIVRSVALFEGDAHMRWPQLMVSVWRAIKGGMVKLAHPASVAADVPDRTSIAGNDEARVLIPFSPLAQTYPKVSFASVLAGDVPRDMLRGKIVLIGVTASGLYDRFSTPVSGRLGPLPGVYIHANVLDTLVTGRAIDPVNGLWVFAVSLVPLGVLLAGLLVLSPLRSLLMTIVLCATMLGLSAALLYGMRLWMSPVPAIVGLAAVYPIWNWRRLEMTMSYLRKELQRLADEPHLLPEAPQRSREFRGDALAQQMALMAQAARRVQDMKRFVWNSLDSVPEPILVSDVHGVVLIANHAAKAYFERLGAATPEGTQLRHVLGDLAFVKAIGSRAEADALGRTHWPALLDPGRIAFAEMMERGIEVRDRNQRDHLLRYAKCTDAQGVVIGWIAGLVDVTAVHAAERLREDALRLLSHDMRSPQASILALVELERARTPDSERLRELLNRVERYAQRALMLADDFVQLARAESQAYSFEPVSLVELVIDASDEVWPQAQARHIRLEAAYDEQGDGHWINADRSLMTRALVNILNNAVKYSPPETRITCTVAQDEPASGEWPARVRCTVRDEGYGMSAENQAHLFERFQRFHEVERPEATGTGLGMAFVKAVVTRHGGDVHVESALGQGTAFTITLPALDETNA; translated from the coding sequence ATGACCACCAGCGGCCCGCGCATGAGTTTCGATCCGCGCATACGTCTTGGGCGGCCAGTCGGGCGCCGCTTCCTGTTCGAATGGCTGTGCATCGGCTGCCTCGGCATCCTGGTGATTCTCGCCGGCTCGCTCGGCAGGCTGACGGCGAGTGTCGATCATCTCGTCTATGACGGCTTCCTGCGCTTGCGTGCGCAACCGGTGCTGCCCGATGTCGCCGTCGTCGAAATCGACAATGCGAGCATTGCGCGGCTCGGCCGTTGGCCCTGGCCACGCGCCGTGCATGCGCAACTGCTCGACGAAATCGCGAAGGCCAAACCGGCGGCCGTGGTCTACGACGTGCTCTTCACCGAGCCCGCGCCGGACGACGCGCAACTGGCGCGCGCGGTCGCCGCGACGCCGACGTATCTACCGATTCTCCTTTCTCCCGCGGATGCCAACGGCGAGCGCGTCGCCGTCAAGCCGGTCGAGCCGCTCGCGAGCGCCGCTGCGGGACTCGGCCATATCAACCTCGAAGTGGACGCCGATGGCATCGTGCGCAGTGTCGCGCTGTTCGAAGGCGACGCGCATATGCGCTGGCCGCAGTTGATGGTGTCCGTATGGCGCGCGATCAAGGGCGGCATGGTGAAGCTGGCGCATCCCGCGAGCGTTGCAGCGGACGTGCCCGACCGCACCTCGATCGCAGGCAATGACGAAGCACGCGTACTGATCCCGTTCAGCCCGCTCGCGCAGACCTATCCGAAGGTGTCGTTTGCCAGTGTGCTTGCGGGCGACGTGCCGCGCGACATGCTGCGCGGCAAGATCGTGCTGATCGGCGTGACGGCATCGGGCCTCTACGACCGGTTCTCGACGCCTGTGTCGGGCCGGCTCGGGCCGCTGCCCGGCGTCTACATTCATGCGAACGTGCTCGATACGCTCGTGACAGGCCGCGCGATCGATCCCGTCAACGGACTGTGGGTGTTCGCGGTGTCGCTGGTGCCGCTCGGCGTGCTGCTCGCGGGCCTGCTCGTGCTGTCGCCGCTGCGCTCGCTGCTGATGACGATCGTGCTCTGCGCAACGATGCTCGGTCTCAGCGCGGCGCTGCTTTACGGCATGCGGTTATGGATGTCGCCCGTGCCTGCGATCGTTGGACTGGCGGCCGTTTATCCGATCTGGAACTGGCGGCGGCTCGAAATGACGATGTCGTATCTGCGCAAGGAACTGCAGCGCCTCGCCGACGAGCCGCATCTGTTGCCCGAAGCGCCGCAACGCAGCCGTGAATTTCGCGGCGACGCGCTCGCGCAGCAGATGGCGCTGATGGCGCAGGCGGCGCGCCGCGTGCAGGACATGAAGCGCTTCGTGTGGAATAGCCTCGATAGCGTGCCGGAGCCGATTCTCGTCAGCGACGTGCATGGTGTCGTGCTGATCGCGAACCACGCGGCGAAGGCGTATTTCGAGCGGCTCGGCGCGGCGACGCCTGAAGGCACGCAACTGCGCCACGTGCTTGGCGATCTTGCATTCGTGAAGGCGATCGGTTCCCGCGCGGAGGCCGATGCGCTCGGACGCACGCATTGGCCCGCGCTGCTCGATCCCGGCCGCATCGCTTTCGCGGAGATGATGGAGCGGGGCATCGAGGTCCGCGATCGCAACCAGCGCGATCATCTGTTGCGTTACGCGAAGTGCACTGATGCGCAAGGCGTGGTGATCGGATGGATCGCGGGTCTTGTCGACGTGACAGCCGTGCACGCAGCCGAACGGCTGCGCGAAGACGCGTTGCGTCTGCTGTCGCATGACATGCGTTCGCCGCAGGCATCGATCCTTGCGCTCGTCGAACTCGAACGCGCGCGCACGCCCGACTCCGAACGCTTGCGCGAATTGCTGAACCGGGTCGAGCGATACGCGCAGCGGGCCTTGATGCTCGCCGACGATTTCGTGCAACTGGCGCGCGCCGAATCCCAGGCTTATTCGTTCGAACCCGTGAGTCTCGTCGAACTCGTAATCGACGCAAGCGATGAAGTGTGGCCTCAGGCGCAAGCCAGGCACATTCGCCTTGAAGCCGCGTACGACGAACAGGGCGACGGCCACTGGATCAACGCGGACCGCTCACTGATGACGCGCGCGCTCGTCAACATCCTGAACAACGCTGTGAAATATAGCCCACCCGAAACGCGTATTACGTGCACGGTCGCGCAGGATGAACCTGCGTCGGGCGAATGGCCGGCGCGGGTGCGCTGCACGGTCCGCGACGAAGGCTACGGGATGTCGGCCGAAAACCAGGCGCATCTGTTCGAACGGTTTCAACGCTTTCACGAGGTCGAACGGCCAGAAGCGACGGGTACGGGGCTTGGCATGGCTTTCGTGAAAGCCGTTGTGACGCGGCACGGCGGCGATGTGCACGTGGAAAGCGCGCTCGGGCAAGGCACGGCGTTCACGATCACGCTGCCCGCGCTCGATGAGACGAACGCTTGA
- a CDS encoding FecR domain-containing protein: MTVAVPSNTPRALSWGARRTSGIIAFLVAASGLLPASSNAQPSNAHATAATAIYVTRPGDTLYDVADHYLRDPRDWAVLRKLNHVADPLHLQPGVQLRLPIALLKQEPRSARVVAVSGPAGHAFRQNPFAPVTVGMVLVEGDRVQTGHNGFVTLELDDGSHVSVPQDSTIEIGALRQTVLTGAKDRVIDLKRGEVDSEVNHATKKDDRFQIRSPSVVAGVRGTRFRVSYDGDEQSTAVAVLDGAVGVDAARMRPRAPGVPLQASTQLIGAHFGSVTRSTGGVGGPVALLPAPALVDPGKVQDDKDVAFDLVPDANARAYRVQIARDADLFDLIRDQRVNVPHATFGDLPDGNYFVRISSIDGMGLEGLPHIYAFERRQFGLDVSAGLRAGSRDFEFRWLASRTGVETRFRFVLATTADLREPLVDRTDLAAGQIVVSDLPPGDYYWTVIAEQFDNGQLYQKGSAIRSFTLAR; this comes from the coding sequence GTGACGGTGGCTGTACCGAGCAACACGCCGCGTGCGCTTTCGTGGGGGGCGCGGCGCACTTCCGGCATCATTGCGTTTCTGGTCGCAGCTTCGGGCCTGCTGCCTGCCAGCTCGAACGCGCAGCCATCCAATGCGCATGCAACTGCGGCGACGGCAATCTACGTGACGCGGCCAGGCGACACGCTGTACGACGTCGCTGATCACTATCTGCGCGATCCGCGCGACTGGGCCGTGCTGCGCAAGCTGAATCATGTCGCCGATCCGCTGCATCTTCAGCCAGGTGTGCAGTTGCGTTTGCCCATTGCATTGCTGAAGCAGGAGCCGCGCTCGGCGCGGGTCGTCGCCGTGAGCGGTCCCGCTGGGCACGCGTTCAGACAGAATCCGTTCGCGCCCGTCACGGTCGGCATGGTGCTCGTCGAAGGCGACCGCGTGCAGACGGGGCACAACGGCTTCGTCACGCTGGAACTCGATGACGGCTCGCATGTGTCCGTGCCTCAGGACAGCACGATCGAAATCGGCGCGCTGCGGCAGACCGTGCTGACGGGCGCGAAAGATCGCGTGATCGACCTGAAGCGGGGCGAGGTCGATAGCGAGGTCAACCATGCGACGAAGAAGGACGATCGCTTCCAGATCCGTTCGCCGTCGGTGGTGGCGGGCGTGCGCGGCACGCGCTTTCGCGTGAGCTACGACGGCGACGAACAATCGACAGCCGTCGCCGTGCTCGACGGCGCGGTCGGCGTCGATGCGGCGCGCATGCGGCCGCGCGCGCCGGGCGTGCCGTTGCAGGCATCGACGCAACTGATTGGCGCACATTTCGGCAGCGTTACGCGTTCGACGGGCGGCGTCGGCGGGCCGGTGGCCTTGCTGCCCGCGCCCGCGCTGGTGGACCCGGGCAAGGTGCAGGACGACAAGGACGTCGCGTTCGATCTCGTGCCCGACGCGAACGCCCGCGCGTACCGCGTGCAGATCGCGCGCGACGCCGATCTGTTCGACCTGATCCGCGACCAGCGCGTGAACGTGCCGCACGCAACGTTCGGCGACTTGCCTGACGGCAACTACTTCGTGCGCATTTCGTCGATCGACGGTATGGGCCTCGAAGGCTTGCCGCATATCTATGCGTTCGAGCGCCGCCAGTTTGGACTCGATGTCTCTGCCGGGCTGCGTGCCGGCAGCCGCGACTTCGAGTTCCGCTGGCTCGCAAGCCGCACAGGTGTCGAGACCCGCTTCCGCTTCGTGCTGGCTACGACAGCGGATCTGCGCGAGCCGCTCGTCGACCGCACGGATCTCGCGGCGGGGCAGATCGTCGTCTCCGATCTGCCGCCGGGCGACTACTACTGGACCGTGATCGCCGAGCAGTTCGACAACGGCCAGCTATACCAGAAGGGCAGCGCGATCCGCTCATTTACACTGGCACGGTGA
- a CDS encoding response regulator transcription factor — MRIAVLDDDVAQADLVCQSLAIDGHDCHAFAEGRALVKHLRRQTFDLLVLDWNVPDMSGEEVLHWVRQSLSDRLPVLFMTSRSRETDIASMLNKGADDYVVKPVASGVLLARVRSLLRRAYQLNQMATKESFGEFEFELGSKQVVARGTPVTLTQKEFELALLLFRHLSQPLSRAHILEAIWRQDVDIPSRTMDTHVSMLRAKLGLRPEHGYRLTPIYGYGYRLERIEKGDA; from the coding sequence ATGAGAATTGCAGTCCTGGACGATGACGTGGCGCAAGCCGATCTGGTCTGCCAGTCGCTGGCGATCGATGGACACGATTGCCATGCGTTCGCCGAAGGCCGCGCGCTCGTCAAGCACCTGCGCCGTCAAACGTTCGACCTTCTCGTGCTCGACTGGAACGTGCCCGACATGTCGGGCGAAGAGGTGCTGCACTGGGTGCGTCAAAGCCTGTCCGATCGCCTGCCCGTGTTGTTCATGACGAGCCGCAGCCGCGAAACGGATATCGCGTCGATGCTGAACAAAGGCGCGGACGACTACGTCGTGAAGCCCGTCGCATCGGGCGTGCTGCTCGCGCGTGTGCGATCGCTGCTGCGCCGCGCTTATCAACTCAACCAGATGGCGACGAAAGAAAGCTTCGGGGAATTCGAGTTCGAGCTGGGATCGAAACAGGTTGTCGCGCGCGGCACGCCCGTCACGCTGACGCAAAAGGAGTTCGAGCTCGCGCTGCTGCTGTTCCGGCATCTGAGCCAGCCGCTGTCGCGCGCGCATATTCTCGAAGCGATCTGGCGGCAGGACGTCGACATTCCATCGCGCACGATGGACACCCACGTGTCGATGCTGCGCGCCAAGCTCGGCCTGCGCCCTGAGCACGGCTACCGGTTGACTCCCATCTACGGCTACGGCTACCGGCTGGAACGGATCGAAAAGGGGGATGCGTGA
- a CDS encoding 3-hydroxyacyl-CoA dehydrogenase NAD-binding domain-containing protein translates to MTPTAASASPVTHELRGTILLVTIDNPPVNALGVDVRRGLVAAIEAAEANQAVRAVLIVGAGRNFIAGADIREFGKPPQTPTLPDVCNRIETCDKPVVVAIHGAALGGGLEIALASHYRIAVAGAKLGLPEVLLGLLPGAGGTQRAPRLIGAEAALSLMLSGKHIGEQEALKIGLVDRVGQSDDVLAEGLAYVQQLLVEHAPVRRTRDAQALSDKEAATAAVTTARADTAKKSRGLLSPLKIVDCVEAALNLPFDDGLRFERKQFLECLDSPQRAALVHAFQAEREVQKAPETRRAQPRPIASAGVVGGGTMGAGIAVALLDAGLPVTMIERDDESLARGRAHIEKVYDGLIAKGRLTSDAKAKKLARFIGSTSYEALADVDIVIEAVFEDMAVKQAVFAELDRVCKQGAVLATNTSYLDIDAIAASMSRPQDVIGLHFFSPAHIMKLLEVVVPAHVSADVVATSFDLAKKLRKVPVRAGVCDGFIGNRMLAVYRAAADHLMEDGASPYQIDKAVREFGFPMGPYQVIDLAGGDIGWATRKRRAATRNPDARYVQIPDRLCERGWFGQKTKRGFYRYDEGKRAGTPDAEVEAIIVAERERAGVTPRTFSDEQIVRRYMAAMINEGANVIHERIALRPLDVDVTLINGFGFPAYRGGPMHYADTISLPALLADIREFEKQDPLFWKPSPLLVELVERGETLASLNQSA, encoded by the coding sequence ATGACGCCGACCGCCGCATCCGCATCGCCTGTTACTCATGAGCTACGCGGCACCATCCTGCTCGTCACCATCGACAATCCACCCGTCAACGCGCTGGGCGTGGACGTCCGGCGCGGCCTCGTCGCGGCGATCGAAGCCGCGGAAGCGAATCAGGCCGTGCGCGCGGTGCTGATCGTCGGCGCGGGCCGCAATTTCATCGCGGGCGCCGACATCCGCGAATTCGGTAAGCCGCCGCAAACGCCGACGCTGCCCGACGTGTGCAACCGCATCGAGACGTGCGACAAGCCTGTCGTGGTTGCGATTCATGGCGCCGCGCTCGGGGGCGGGCTCGAGATCGCGCTGGCATCGCATTATCGGATTGCGGTCGCGGGCGCGAAGCTTGGCTTGCCTGAGGTGCTTCTCGGCCTGCTGCCAGGCGCGGGCGGCACGCAGCGCGCGCCGCGCCTGATCGGCGCTGAGGCGGCTTTGTCGTTGATGCTGAGCGGCAAGCATATCGGCGAGCAGGAAGCGTTGAAGATCGGGCTTGTCGATCGCGTAGGCCAGAGCGATGACGTGCTCGCCGAGGGGCTCGCGTATGTGCAGCAACTGCTCGTCGAACATGCACCCGTGCGGCGTACGCGCGATGCGCAAGCGCTCTCGGACAAAGAGGCGGCTACGGCCGCCGTTACCACCGCGCGGGCCGACACCGCGAAGAAATCACGCGGCCTGCTGTCGCCGCTGAAGATCGTCGATTGCGTCGAGGCCGCGCTGAACCTGCCGTTCGACGATGGCCTGCGCTTCGAGCGCAAGCAATTCCTCGAATGCCTCGATAGCCCGCAGCGCGCAGCCCTCGTCCACGCGTTCCAGGCGGAAAGGGAAGTGCAGAAGGCGCCTGAAACGCGCCGCGCGCAGCCGAGGCCGATCGCGTCGGCGGGCGTGGTGGGCGGCGGCACAATGGGCGCGGGCATCGCCGTCGCATTGCTCGACGCGGGCTTGCCCGTGACGATGATCGAGCGCGACGACGAATCGCTGGCTCGCGGCCGCGCGCACATCGAAAAGGTCTACGACGGCCTGATCGCGAAAGGACGTCTGACCAGCGACGCGAAGGCGAAGAAACTCGCGCGCTTCATCGGCAGCACGTCGTACGAGGCACTCGCCGATGTCGATATCGTGATCGAAGCCGTGTTCGAAGACATGGCCGTGAAGCAGGCGGTGTTCGCGGAACTCGACCGCGTGTGCAAGCAAGGTGCCGTGCTCGCGACCAACACGTCGTATCTCGACATCGACGCGATCGCAGCCAGCATGTCGCGGCCGCAGGATGTGATCGGGCTGCACTTCTTCTCGCCCGCGCACATCATGAAGCTGCTGGAAGTCGTCGTGCCCGCGCACGTGAGCGCGGACGTCGTCGCAACGTCATTCGACCTGGCGAAGAAGCTGCGCAAGGTGCCCGTGCGCGCGGGCGTGTGCGACGGCTTCATCGGCAACCGGATGCTCGCGGTGTATCGCGCGGCGGCGGACCATCTGATGGAGGACGGCGCGTCGCCGTATCAGATCGACAAGGCCGTGCGTGAATTCGGCTTTCCGATGGGACCGTATCAGGTGATCGACCTCGCTGGCGGCGACATTGGCTGGGCGACGCGCAAGCGCCGCGCTGCGACGCGTAATCCCGATGCGCGATATGTGCAGATTCCCGATCGCCTCTGTGAGCGCGGCTGGTTCGGCCAGAAGACGAAGCGCGGTTTCTACCGCTATGACGAAGGCAAGCGCGCCGGCACGCCCGATGCGGAAGTGGAAGCGATCATCGTCGCGGAGCGCGAGCGCGCGGGTGTCACACCGCGCACGTTCAGCGACGAGCAGATCGTGCGCCGCTATATGGCCGCGATGATCAACGAAGGCGCGAACGTGATTCACGAGCGCATCGCGTTGCGGCCGCTCGATGTGGACGTGACGTTGATCAACGGCTTTGGTTTTCCGGCGTATCGCGGCGGTCCGATGCATTACGCGGATACGATCAGTTTGCCTGCGTTGCTCGCGGATATCCGTGAGTTCGAGAAGCAGGATCCGCTGTTCTGGAAGCCTTCGCCGTTGCTGGTGGAACTGGTCGAGCGCGGGGAGACGTTGGCGAGCTTGAATCAGTCTGCGTAA
- a CDS encoding LysR family transcriptional regulator yields MDVNALTLLVEIIDAGNLSEAARRLKMTRANVSYHLNQFEKSIGLQLVRRTTRRVEPTEIGLKLYEHGRAIRNSLLAAKESISTLGESLQGRVRLSVPSGYGQLVMSAWLIAFKREYPGIVLDVMFENRVEDLLRDEVDIAVRVMSEPPQNLVARDMGPVRWVACASSAYAAQHGMPVQLDELRTAPIITSAVVGRQLRVAAYLRDERHEVLLEPGLISENFLFLREAILAGLGVGLVPDYVVHDDIRRGDVVTALDPWRLSIFGTNMYMLYMPNLHHTRATSQFIEFMLDEARKAGRGAMPTRPAHL; encoded by the coding sequence GTGGACGTCAACGCGCTAACGCTGCTGGTCGAGATCATCGATGCCGGCAATCTCAGCGAGGCTGCGCGGCGGCTCAAGATGACCCGCGCCAACGTCAGCTACCACCTCAACCAGTTCGAAAAGTCGATCGGCCTGCAACTGGTCCGGCGCACGACGCGCCGCGTCGAGCCGACCGAGATCGGGCTCAAGCTCTACGAGCATGGCCGCGCGATCCGCAATTCGCTGCTGGCCGCGAAGGAATCGATATCGACGCTCGGTGAAAGCCTGCAAGGCCGCGTGCGTCTGTCTGTGCCGAGCGGCTACGGGCAGCTGGTGATGTCGGCGTGGCTGATCGCCTTCAAACGCGAATATCCCGGCATCGTGCTCGACGTGATGTTCGAGAACCGCGTCGAAGACCTGTTACGCGACGAAGTGGACATTGCCGTGCGCGTGATGTCGGAGCCGCCGCAAAATCTCGTCGCGCGCGACATGGGGCCCGTGAGATGGGTCGCGTGCGCGTCGTCCGCTTACGCCGCGCAACATGGCATGCCTGTGCAACTCGACGAGCTTCGCACCGCGCCGATCATTACGTCCGCCGTGGTCGGCCGGCAACTGCGCGTCGCCGCGTATCTGCGCGACGAACGGCATGAGGTGTTGCTTGAACCCGGCCTCATCTCCGAGAACTTCCTGTTTCTGCGCGAGGCGATTCTCGCCGGCCTCGGCGTCGGACTCGTGCCCGATTACGTCGTACACGACGACATCCGGCGCGGCGACGTCGTCACGGCGCTCGACCCGTGGCGGCTCAGCATCTTCGGCACGAACATGTACATGCTGTATATGCCGAATCTTCACCATACGCGCGCGACGTCGCAGTTCATCGAATTCATGCTCGACGAAGCGCGCAAGGCCGGACGCGGCGCCATGCCGACCCGACCCGCCCATTTGTAG